A portion of the Bdellovibrio bacteriovorus genome contains these proteins:
- a CDS encoding NAD(P)-binding protein, whose amino-acid sequence MAHIYDYAIIGSGLTGLSIAAALSRETENIALIEAADVPYGVNKKVNFPTGPLNNGIRLVPDSVLAEKAMRFLESVLGKSVVADVSEEAPITYESGGFKTFLGFGDNPPPFYEELAYFTSAKRQELSSEPYEWTQGLMELFKGDFMPRSYVTKFHQEGERVSHVIVNGSKTIHAHNFIFTGSVKDLAILLPEDAISTRARSKLSKNTYWTGLCLDLCHDKEVTTSTAMHVLNGTTQDEIGPCVGRFLPSVEIEGGARIQTSQWMTFIEHEVTEDSEVVGTALKKIKRQVKRAYPEALDNLKQERIFVTPIIAGNGDIKLSANMTLPGLENLWIGSATVHEQRNLVGALLQAEMVIASLGFSLQVSEDSYSEASV is encoded by the coding sequence ATGGCTCACATATACGATTACGCAATTATTGGTAGTGGTTTAACAGGTCTTAGCATCGCAGCAGCATTAAGTCGCGAAACAGAAAACATCGCGCTGATTGAAGCCGCCGATGTTCCGTATGGAGTAAATAAGAAAGTCAACTTCCCTACCGGTCCCCTTAATAACGGGATCCGTTTAGTTCCCGATTCTGTTTTAGCAGAAAAAGCCATGCGTTTTTTAGAAAGTGTTTTAGGAAAATCTGTCGTTGCGGATGTTTCCGAAGAAGCGCCAATCACTTATGAAAGTGGCGGATTTAAAACTTTCTTAGGTTTTGGCGACAATCCTCCCCCATTTTATGAGGAACTTGCTTACTTTACTTCGGCTAAACGCCAAGAATTAAGCTCTGAACCCTATGAGTGGACTCAAGGACTCATGGAGCTTTTTAAAGGCGACTTCATGCCGCGCTCTTACGTCACCAAATTCCACCAAGAAGGCGAGCGCGTAAGTCACGTGATCGTCAATGGCTCTAAAACTATTCACGCCCACAATTTCATTTTCACGGGTTCGGTAAAAGATCTTGCAATTCTTTTACCCGAAGATGCGATCTCGACTCGCGCTCGTTCCAAATTATCAAAAAATACTTATTGGACAGGCCTTTGCTTAGATCTTTGTCACGATAAAGAGGTGACGACATCTACCGCAATGCATGTCCTTAATGGCACGACTCAAGATGAAATCGGACCTTGCGTGGGTCGCTTCTTGCCTTCTGTAGAAATCGAAGGTGGTGCGCGCATTCAAACGTCCCAATGGATGACCTTCATCGAACACGAAGTCACTGAAGACAGCGAAGTCGTGGGGACCGCTTTGAAAAAAATCAAACGTCAGGTGAAACGAGCTTATCCGGAAGCTCTGGATAATTTGAAACAGGAAAGAATTTTCGTAACTCCGATTATTGCCGGCAATGGTGATATCAAGTTAAGTGCAAATATGACTTTGCCTGGCTTAGAAAATCTGTGGATCGGTTCAGCGACGGTTCACGAACAACGAAACCTGGTTGGAGCCTTGCTTCAAGCGGAAATGGTGATCGCCTCTTTGGGCTTTAGCCTACAAGTCAGCGAGGATTCTTACTCAGAGGCCTCGGTTTAA
- the rpsB gene encoding 30S ribosomal protein S2, translating into MAQVTMKEMLDAGVHFGHQTQRWNPKMKPYVYTARGGIHIIDLQKTVVRANKAADFVKEVAANGGRLIFVGTKKQAIEPIQEAAAKCGQYFVTKRWLGGMMTNFETIKSSIDRLRKIDAMKEKGEFNYLTKKERAKLDKEYTRLTDFLSGIRDMKEMPSAMFVVDLPKEHIAVAEAKRLGIPVVAIADTNSDPESVEYAIPGNDDAIRSIKLFSNLVAEAYLEGAKEWETKLRTQTDKGSDVAKEAKEEGREEAPKRRGPGGKPAAAGAKDAPKKSAGPAVIKTTKARPKLVAAGTAEEVEIAAELEQPENKDDAE; encoded by the coding sequence ATGGCACAAGTGACCATGAAAGAAATGCTAGACGCTGGAGTCCACTTCGGACATCAAACACAGCGTTGGAATCCAAAAATGAAACCTTACGTTTACACAGCTCGCGGAGGCATTCATATTATTGACCTTCAAAAGACTGTTGTACGCGCTAATAAAGCTGCTGATTTCGTAAAAGAAGTTGCTGCTAACGGCGGACGCTTGATTTTCGTAGGAACGAAAAAACAAGCTATCGAACCTATCCAAGAAGCGGCAGCAAAATGCGGTCAGTATTTTGTTACTAAGCGTTGGTTGGGCGGCATGATGACGAATTTTGAAACGATCAAATCTTCTATCGATCGTCTTCGCAAAATCGACGCCATGAAAGAAAAAGGCGAATTCAATTACCTAACTAAAAAAGAGCGCGCGAAACTTGATAAAGAGTACACTCGTTTGACTGATTTCTTATCTGGTATCCGTGACATGAAGGAAATGCCATCTGCAATGTTCGTGGTAGATTTGCCAAAAGAACACATTGCCGTTGCTGAAGCAAAACGCTTGGGCATCCCAGTTGTTGCTATCGCCGATACAAACTCTGATCCAGAGTCTGTTGAATATGCAATCCCAGGGAATGACGATGCGATCCGTTCAATCAAATTGTTCTCTAACCTAGTTGCTGAAGCTTACCTTGAAGGTGCCAAAGAGTGGGAAACTAAACTTCGCACTCAAACTGATAAAGGTTCTGACGTTGCTAAAGAAGCTAAAGAAGAAGGCCGTGAAGAAGCTCCTAAACGTCGTGGACCAGGTGGTAAACCTGCAGCTGCGGGCGCAAAAGATGCTCCTAAAAAATCTGCTGGCCCTGCAGTTATTAAAACAACGAAAGCTCGTCCTAAACTTGTTGCAGCAGGAACTGCTGAAGAAGTTGAAATCGCCGCTGAGTTGGAACAGCCAGAAAATAAAGACGACGCAGAATAG
- the cml gene encoding CmlA/FloR family chloramphenicol efflux MFS transporter, whose product MPIHNQNRGWSYSLTASLILMAPFDLLASLAMDIYLPVISEMPKILQTSPQAIQLTLSLYLIVLGLGQLAFGPMSDQVGRRPVLLFGAFLFAGSSLLISVLSSANLFIALRVLQGLGASAMLVATFATVRDVYGGRPESALIYSLFSSMLAFVPALGPIAGALIANQFSWRGIFIFLGVASFAASLHAFLRWPETLLTPSVQKRVSFKEILSHQHFWTYTVGFSAAMGSFFVFFSTAPRILIERQGLSQTEFSFAFASVALVMVISARGAKNFINRWKIQGCFKRGLGVLILGAIILALIEMTVGQNLWTVLASMSLIAFGIVLTVSVTANGALERFAHVAGSATALYYSIQSLIVGTVGTFFIMILPGDTIWPLAAFSALMASVSLGLLKGTR is encoded by the coding sequence ATGCCTATTCACAATCAAAATCGTGGTTGGAGCTATTCGCTTACAGCCTCACTTATTCTAATGGCTCCTTTTGACCTGCTAGCATCGCTGGCCATGGACATTTATTTACCCGTAATTTCAGAAATGCCAAAGATACTACAGACGTCGCCCCAAGCGATTCAACTGACATTGAGTCTTTACCTGATAGTTCTCGGTTTAGGTCAACTTGCCTTCGGACCCATGTCTGATCAAGTCGGCAGGCGCCCTGTTTTGCTATTTGGTGCATTTCTGTTTGCGGGCTCCTCGCTTTTAATAAGCGTTCTTTCTTCAGCAAACTTGTTCATAGCCTTGCGCGTGCTTCAAGGGCTTGGCGCGTCTGCGATGTTAGTGGCGACGTTTGCCACTGTTCGCGATGTTTACGGAGGACGGCCGGAATCGGCGCTTATTTACAGTCTGTTTAGTTCCATGCTCGCCTTTGTTCCGGCACTGGGCCCGATTGCTGGCGCCCTGATCGCAAATCAATTTAGTTGGCGTGGGATTTTTATTTTTTTGGGAGTCGCGTCTTTCGCCGCAAGTCTTCATGCTTTCTTGCGGTGGCCGGAAACTCTCCTCACTCCTTCTGTGCAGAAGCGTGTCTCATTTAAAGAGATACTGTCTCATCAACATTTTTGGACTTACACCGTTGGCTTCAGCGCGGCGATGGGAAGCTTTTTTGTTTTCTTCTCTACCGCTCCAAGGATTCTGATTGAACGACAAGGATTGAGTCAGACGGAATTTAGCTTCGCGTTTGCCAGTGTGGCCCTGGTGATGGTCATCTCAGCTCGTGGCGCAAAAAACTTCATCAACAGATGGAAAATACAAGGCTGTTTTAAGCGCGGATTGGGAGTTCTAATTCTAGGAGCAATAATTCTTGCTTTGATCGAGATGACTGTCGGGCAGAATCTCTGGACGGTCCTGGCATCAATGTCGTTGATCGCCTTTGGTATCGTGCTCACCGTCTCGGTCACTGCAAATGGCGCGCTTGAACGCTTTGCTCATGTTGCCGGTTCCGCCACCGCTCTTTATTATTCGATCCAGAGCCTTATCGTCGGAACGGTTGGAACATTCTTTATTATGATTCTTCCCGGCGACACGATTTGGCCCTTGGCTGCATTTTCTGCCCTTATGGCTTCAGTTTCGCTGGGACTTTTAAAAGGGACGAGGTAG
- a CDS encoding alanine--tRNA ligase-related protein, with amino-acid sequence MTVKEFWMDPYKTESVAHVTSVDGADIQLDRTIFFAFSGGQESDSGTIAGFEVLKAEKRNKDIVYTLKPEHSLKIGDKVTVKINWERRHRLMRLHFAAELVLELICQKFPDTEKVGAHIAQDKARIDFQWPENISKILPDIQAAAQKIIDSSQPIISDFSDQESERRFWKIEEFSQVPCGGTHLANTKEIGKIKLKRVNPGKGKERVEIFVD; translated from the coding sequence ATGACTGTAAAAGAGTTTTGGATGGATCCATATAAAACAGAATCGGTGGCACATGTGACTTCAGTCGATGGTGCGGATATTCAGTTAGACCGAACTATTTTTTTTGCATTTTCTGGCGGTCAAGAAAGTGATTCGGGAACTATCGCTGGCTTTGAAGTGTTAAAGGCGGAAAAGCGTAACAAAGATATTGTCTACACACTTAAACCCGAACACTCTTTAAAGATCGGGGATAAGGTCACCGTCAAGATAAATTGGGAGCGTCGTCATCGTCTAATGCGACTTCATTTTGCGGCGGAACTTGTTCTTGAGCTTATTTGCCAAAAATTTCCGGATACCGAAAAAGTGGGCGCCCATATCGCGCAGGATAAAGCTAGAATTGACTTTCAGTGGCCCGAGAATATTTCAAAAATTCTTCCGGACATTCAAGCAGCTGCGCAAAAGATTATTGATTCATCTCAACCTATCATTAGCGATTTTAGTGACCAAGAATCCGAAAGGCGATTCTGGAAGATTGAAGAGTTCTCGCAAGTGCCCTGTGGAGGAACTCATCTGGCGAATACCAAAGAGATAGGGAAAATTAAGCTTAAACGCGTCAATCCCGGTAAAGGCAAAGAACGCGTTGAAATTTTTGTGGATTGA
- a CDS encoding M23 family metallopeptidase, giving the protein MKNLVKFVMLFFALTSYQCVEAAANTFAAKPIQIGDNVISILRRHGFSQKQRDQVLASSKGLRQVFLTLDTKYLVKQIPNGAELRIYDSQTSEAFRVVRQGTTASVSPYKPAYSIQISRTDGRIYGSMLGSILAKIKSNWIASRFMDAYVFDMEHSRDVARGARFSLTFERLSEGGQFIKYGEVLETSLELDGELVRKRFIRRNNAGIFFSSKDLLEQRPFYAPVEYIKVASRFKPNRLHPITKRLQPHLGIDFELPVGDPVFAPRQGTVVRYGHNRAAGNYIVLLHSNGMETSYNHLNRIDRRIRQGLRVNPGEKIGEVGCTGYCTRPHLHFAVKKKGRMVDPVKYIKSYPSQMEQWLEDRVAVN; this is encoded by the coding sequence ATGAAGAACCTCGTCAAGTTTGTGATGCTATTTTTCGCACTCACATCCTATCAATGCGTAGAGGCCGCGGCCAACACTTTTGCAGCAAAGCCCATTCAAATTGGCGACAATGTCATTTCTATTTTGCGGCGCCACGGGTTTTCCCAAAAGCAACGTGATCAGGTTTTGGCTTCAAGCAAGGGTTTGCGCCAAGTTTTTCTGACCTTAGATACAAAATACCTCGTAAAACAAATTCCAAATGGGGCCGAGCTTCGTATTTATGATTCGCAAACTTCCGAAGCCTTTCGCGTGGTACGTCAAGGCACGACGGCGAGCGTATCCCCCTACAAACCGGCTTATTCTATTCAGATCAGTCGCACGGACGGTCGCATTTATGGTTCCATGCTAGGAAGTATTTTAGCCAAAATTAAATCCAATTGGATCGCTTCACGTTTTATGGATGCTTATGTTTTTGATATGGAGCATTCCCGTGACGTCGCCCGCGGCGCGCGATTTTCGCTGACTTTTGAGCGCCTTTCAGAAGGAGGTCAGTTTATAAAATACGGTGAAGTATTAGAGACTTCCCTAGAGCTTGACGGCGAGCTTGTTCGCAAAAGATTCATCCGCAGAAATAACGCCGGCATCTTTTTTTCTTCCAAAGATTTATTAGAGCAACGTCCGTTTTATGCGCCCGTTGAATACATTAAAGTGGCCAGCCGATTTAAACCCAACCGCTTGCACCCCATCACCAAAAGACTGCAACCCCATCTTGGAATTGATTTCGAACTTCCGGTAGGTGATCCGGTGTTTGCGCCTCGTCAAGGCACGGTGGTTCGATATGGACATAATCGCGCCGCGGGAAATTATATTGTTTTGCTTCACTCTAACGGCATGGAAACTTCATACAATCATCTCAACCGTATTGATCGCCGTATTCGCCAAGGCTTGCGCGTAAATCCCGGCGAAAAAATTGGCGAAGTGGGTTGCACAGGATATTGCACCCGACCGCACTTGCATTTTGCGGTAAAGAAAAAGGGCCGAATGGTCGACCCAGTTAAGTATATTAAATCTTATCCGTCCCAAATGGAACAATGGTTAGAAGATCGCGTCGCCGTTAATTAG
- a CDS encoding UTP--glucose-1-phosphate uridylyltransferase: MSKIRKAIIPAAGLGTRFLPATKTVPKEMLTIVDAPIILYVIEEAVAAGIEDIVLVAGRGKHAIEDFFDTSYELEDKLAKDGKEKLLERVTRVRDRANIISIRQKHALGLGHAVLCGLPIIGKDPFAVLLGDEITMGFHGEPNVTAQLVSSFEETNTSTISVMKVSEKDVSKYGIAEVEEKSGAPYFKVNSLIEKPKPSETSSRWALPGRYAFDNAIMDILQTATAGLNGEIQLTDSMKVLCQSKGLNAMTFTAKRYDAGDKLGYLQANIELALQNPEFGQELKSYISELAQSWK, from the coding sequence ATGTCTAAGATTCGCAAAGCCATTATTCCAGCAGCAGGTTTAGGTACGAGATTTCTTCCGGCAACCAAAACGGTTCCCAAAGAGATGCTCACTATTGTCGACGCCCCCATTATTCTATATGTCATTGAAGAAGCCGTGGCCGCCGGCATTGAAGATATCGTCCTGGTTGCCGGTCGCGGCAAGCATGCGATCGAAGATTTTTTTGATACTTCGTATGAGCTAGAAGACAAACTTGCTAAAGACGGCAAAGAAAAACTTTTAGAGCGTGTAACTCGCGTGCGCGACCGCGCCAATATCATCAGCATTCGTCAAAAACACGCCTTGGGCTTAGGCCATGCGGTTCTTTGCGGATTGCCGATCATTGGCAAAGATCCTTTTGCGGTTCTTTTAGGTGATGAAATCACCATGGGTTTTCACGGTGAGCCGAACGTCACCGCGCAATTGGTGAGTTCTTTTGAAGAAACCAACACCTCCACGATTTCGGTGATGAAGGTTTCTGAAAAAGATGTTTCGAAATACGGTATTGCCGAAGTTGAAGAAAAATCAGGTGCTCCTTATTTCAAAGTAAACTCTTTGATTGAAAAACCGAAACCGAGCGAGACTTCCAGCCGCTGGGCTTTGCCTGGTCGTTATGCTTTTGACAATGCCATTATGGACATTTTGCAGACCGCAACTGCTGGTTTGAATGGCGAAATCCAATTAACAGACAGCATGAAGGTTTTATGTCAGTCAAAAGGTCTGAATGCGATGACATTTACAGCAAAGCGCTATGACGCCGGGGACAAACTAGGGTATCTTCAAGCTAATATCGAGCTTGCTTTGCAAAACCCTGAGTTTGGGCAAGAGCTAAAAAGTTATATTTCTGAACTGGCGCAAAGTTGGAAATAG
- a CDS encoding CFI-box-CTERM domain-containing protein: MIQCPRCGIQVTELHPVEPDLIAKLQAAGEANLPPQVCAGCISDLRRTLAATSGGVLMQQERAKEQHRQQLWKSRVLLVKKARLCMSQKLYADAAVNYEKYLKILDIVFDVKKGERLKPEAFKDTARTTELTVVASVYWDLLRIYDTHEKYGDRMANAAKQLALFIQFTPIYPDIIRKAESFQKSAKNPQIVKQFLKLSDKERPRCFIATSAFANPQSPEVLSLREFRDFTLRNSKAGRRFIAVYYRISPRVACLLDKHTWLKPAVRAFLRFMIKCVS, from the coding sequence ATGATCCAATGTCCCCGATGTGGCATCCAAGTCACTGAACTTCATCCGGTAGAACCGGATCTTATCGCCAAGCTGCAAGCGGCGGGAGAAGCAAACTTGCCGCCGCAAGTTTGTGCGGGTTGCATTTCCGATCTACGTCGCACACTTGCTGCCACCAGTGGTGGCGTATTGATGCAACAGGAACGCGCCAAAGAACAGCATCGTCAACAGCTATGGAAAAGTCGCGTGCTCTTAGTAAAAAAAGCTCGCTTATGTATGTCGCAAAAGTTATACGCCGATGCCGCCGTGAACTATGAAAAATATCTTAAAATTTTGGATATCGTTTTTGATGTCAAAAAAGGGGAGCGCTTAAAACCCGAAGCCTTTAAAGACACGGCACGAACAACTGAGTTAACGGTGGTGGCTTCAGTTTATTGGGATTTATTGCGTATCTATGATACTCACGAAAAATACGGCGATCGCATGGCGAATGCGGCAAAACAACTGGCGTTGTTTATTCAGTTCACGCCGATTTATCCTGACATTATTCGCAAAGCAGAGTCGTTCCAAAAAAGCGCAAAGAATCCGCAGATCGTAAAACAGTTTTTGAAACTTTCCGACAAAGAACGTCCTCGTTGCTTTATCGCGACCTCGGCATTTGCGAATCCTCAAAGTCCCGAAGTTTTAAGTTTGCGCGAGTTCCGTGATTTCACTTTGCGTAACTCTAAAGCAGGTCGCCGATTTATTGCGGTCTATTATCGAATTTCTCCTCGAGTTGCTTGCCTATTGGACAAGCACACGTGGCTCAAACCCGCGGTCAGAGCGTTTCTCCGCTTTATGATTAAATGCGTTAGCTAA
- the priA gene encoding replication restart helicase PriA, with translation MSSSSLWRVAVDAPLPEALTYSSSLPLQRGLLVDVPLGKRTVKGLVLGPTNEVPEFEIKNVIDIDPEYPVLPEPFMKWLEWLAQYYLHPIGQVAASAYPPLKKTEKTRASKRAPVIPQLESDSALDLTPEQKQSFEDINRHQDFSTHLLFGVTGSGKTEVYLRLLDEVLKRGQRGLVLVPEISLTPQLIQRFARRFGDKIAALHSQLTDRERTNQWWDVVEGKKSILIGARSALFCPVPDLGIIIVDEEHEPSFKQDEKLKYNGRDAAVVMGKMMNCPVVLGSATPSLETWKNAKEGKYHLHTLKSRVANRSLPEIEVIDLRKLKSDDDEKKKIIEKYSHLPFWLSPDLYERMVEVLDKGDQAALFLNRRGVAQMVVCPSCGHTTECPNCDISLTLHGHSHLVCHYCDYHENFKTKCPDCKEGTIEAVGLGTELIERDLARLFPEKRIARADRDEIQSRADLEDLIADMENGSIDILVGTQMIAKGLDFPKLKLVGLVLADVGFNLPDFRATERSFQLITQMSGRSGRHVKEGESPGKVIIQTYNTEHESITFAKNHDFVGFANQELDIRGQLHYPPVGRLVSFRIQGTQLRNVEETASLLARRAQALKQQFPAYSSVEILGPAEAPLAKLRGQFRYHLLLKTTQVSVANPFSRQLLGNQDWVPSGVRILIDIDPMSLL, from the coding sequence ATGAGTTCTAGCTCTCTGTGGAGGGTCGCCGTCGATGCGCCCCTTCCTGAAGCGCTGACTTACAGCTCTTCTCTTCCTTTGCAGCGTGGCCTTTTGGTGGATGTTCCATTGGGAAAACGCACGGTCAAAGGATTGGTCTTAGGACCCACCAACGAAGTTCCCGAATTTGAAATTAAGAATGTCATCGACATCGATCCGGAATATCCCGTATTGCCTGAACCCTTTATGAAGTGGCTGGAGTGGTTGGCGCAATATTATCTGCATCCCATCGGTCAGGTCGCAGCTTCCGCCTATCCTCCGCTAAAGAAAACGGAGAAAACTCGAGCTTCCAAACGAGCTCCCGTAATTCCCCAACTTGAAAGTGATTCGGCTTTAGATTTAACGCCAGAACAAAAGCAGAGTTTTGAAGATATCAATCGTCATCAAGACTTTTCCACGCATTTACTTTTTGGGGTCACCGGCTCAGGAAAAACGGAAGTTTATCTTCGTCTTTTAGATGAAGTTTTAAAACGTGGTCAGCGGGGATTGGTTTTAGTGCCGGAAATCTCGCTCACCCCCCAGTTGATTCAACGCTTTGCTCGTCGCTTTGGCGATAAAATTGCAGCCCTGCATTCGCAGCTTACTGATCGAGAAAGAACCAATCAGTGGTGGGATGTAGTTGAAGGTAAAAAATCTATTCTGATCGGCGCAAGGTCCGCGCTATTTTGCCCGGTTCCCGATTTAGGAATCATTATCGTCGACGAAGAGCATGAGCCCAGCTTTAAGCAGGACGAAAAATTAAAATACAACGGGCGCGACGCCGCCGTTGTCATGGGTAAGATGATGAATTGCCCGGTCGTTCTGGGTTCGGCAACGCCAAGCTTAGAAACTTGGAAAAATGCCAAAGAAGGCAAATATCATCTGCACACCTTAAAATCCCGCGTCGCCAATCGATCGCTTCCAGAGATCGAAGTGATCGATTTGCGAAAGTTGAAGTCTGACGATGATGAGAAAAAGAAAATCATCGAAAAATATTCTCATCTGCCATTTTGGTTAAGTCCTGATCTGTATGAGCGTATGGTTGAAGTGTTAGATAAAGGCGATCAAGCAGCCTTGTTTTTAAATCGTCGCGGGGTCGCACAAATGGTGGTGTGTCCCTCTTGCGGTCATACGACCGAATGCCCGAACTGTGACATTTCTTTGACCTTGCATGGACATTCACACTTGGTTTGCCATTACTGTGATTATCATGAAAATTTTAAAACCAAATGCCCCGACTGCAAAGAAGGCACGATTGAAGCTGTCGGCTTAGGCACAGAGTTAATTGAAAGAGATTTAGCGCGCCTTTTTCCCGAAAAAAGAATTGCGCGCGCGGACCGCGATGAAATTCAAAGCCGTGCGGACCTTGAAGATCTGATTGCAGACATGGAAAATGGTTCGATAGACATCCTTGTCGGAACACAAATGATTGCCAAGGGCTTAGATTTTCCAAAACTAAAACTCGTCGGATTGGTATTAGCGGATGTGGGATTTAATCTACCCGATTTCCGCGCCACCGAACGAAGTTTTCAGTTAATCACCCAGATGAGCGGGCGCAGTGGTCGCCATGTTAAGGAGGGCGAAAGCCCCGGCAAAGTCATTATCCAGACTTACAACACCGAACATGAAAGCATCACTTTCGCTAAAAACCACGACTTCGTAGGCTTTGCGAATCAAGAGCTCGACATCCGAGGACAGCTCCATTATCCCCCCGTGGGACGCTTGGTAAGCTTTAGAATCCAAGGAACTCAACTCAGAAATGTTGAGGAAACAGCAAGCCTTTTGGCGAGACGCGCTCAAGCTTTAAAACAGCAATTTCCTGCCTACAGCTCGGTAGAGATTCTGGGACCGGCAGAAGCCCCCCTCGCAAAACTGAGAGGCCAGTTCCGTTATCATCTTTTGTTAAAAACAACCCAAGTTTCCGTCGCAAATCCTTTTTCAAGACAACTCCTCGGAAATCAAGACTGGGTTCCTTCAGGCGTGAGAATTTTAATTGATATTGATCCAATGAGTTTGCTTTAA
- a CDS encoding energy transducer TonB: MGNNDKNYSTSVADYELWALAHREKEPSKAPRFVTLSAAAHLSALIVVALFATPLVNEIKPETITIEIEDVNPPMVSKGLDVPATQGSSAPVTEELPKLAEKISVDDIVAPTVAEVPKELPAKVVVPPAQALPEKVVAAKAPKAAAAKPVAAAKSVAPKTNFKAVPATIDDIEAPELDKGDFAKTPVASDDLGDDLNNDFAKVDQKNADELENEKRNMDHMAAALASEQDESLKGLAQDNEEEQERLNAAQEALRQKNADAVAAALASEQAEANAAAQREAARQAAAAREAAARKARADAEAQALAGQGVGQNQGKGAGNNGDPNQASAALAGAPTGIRSLDQLRQMPGNPRPQYDREERRRGDQGEVAFAAYISKEGVPTQFRMMKSTGFRNLDGKTLAALKKWRFYPGQEGWVELPFRWDLKGGVQEDGGLLRRAVSSN, encoded by the coding sequence ATGGGCAATAACGATAAGAACTACAGTACCAGCGTTGCTGACTATGAACTATGGGCCCTGGCTCATCGTGAAAAAGAGCCTTCAAAAGCTCCTCGCTTTGTCACACTTTCTGCGGCGGCTCATCTTTCAGCCCTTATCGTGGTGGCTTTGTTTGCTACACCTTTAGTGAATGAAATTAAGCCTGAAACTATCACGATTGAAATCGAAGACGTTAACCCACCAATGGTTTCCAAGGGCCTTGATGTTCCCGCGACTCAAGGATCATCAGCACCGGTCACAGAAGAGCTGCCGAAGTTAGCCGAAAAAATTTCCGTCGACGATATCGTTGCTCCGACTGTTGCTGAAGTTCCAAAAGAACTGCCAGCGAAAGTCGTTGTCCCCCCTGCGCAAGCTTTGCCGGAAAAAGTGGTCGCCGCTAAAGCTCCGAAAGCCGCTGCTGCTAAGCCCGTAGCCGCCGCGAAATCCGTGGCACCAAAAACAAACTTCAAAGCTGTTCCAGCGACGATCGATGACATCGAAGCGCCGGAACTTGATAAAGGTGATTTTGCTAAAACTCCCGTGGCGTCTGATGATTTGGGTGATGATCTAAATAATGACTTTGCCAAAGTAGATCAAAAAAATGCTGACGAATTAGAAAACGAAAAGCGCAACATGGATCACATGGCAGCGGCTTTAGCTTCAGAACAAGATGAGAGTTTAAAAGGCCTTGCGCAAGATAATGAAGAAGAACAAGAACGCTTAAATGCAGCTCAGGAAGCTCTTCGCCAAAAAAATGCTGATGCCGTTGCAGCAGCTTTAGCTTCTGAACAAGCCGAAGCAAATGCCGCTGCTCAACGTGAAGCAGCTCGCCAAGCAGCGGCTGCGAGAGAAGCGGCCGCTCGAAAAGCGCGGGCGGATGCTGAAGCGCAAGCCTTGGCTGGCCAAGGTGTAGGGCAAAATCAAGGAAAAGGGGCCGGCAATAATGGTGATCCTAACCAAGCAAGTGCAGCTTTAGCCGGAGCCCCCACTGGAATCAGAAGCCTAGATCAGCTTCGCCAAATGCCCGGCAACCCACGTCCTCAATATGATCGTGAAGAACGTCGTCGTGGGGATCAAGGTGAAGTCGCTTTTGCGGCATACATCAGCAAAGAAGGCGTTCCGACACAGTTCCGAATGATGAAATCAACGGGGTTTAGAAATTTGGACGGAAAAACCCTGGCCGCCCTTAAAAAATGGCGCTTTTATCCAGGACAAGAAGGTTGGGTCGAATTGCCGTTCCGCTGGGACCTTAAAGGTGGGGTTCAAGAAGACGGCGGATTGTTAAGACGCGCTGTTAGCAGTAACTAA